A genomic stretch from Sulfobacillus thermosulfidooxidans includes:
- a CDS encoding GNAT family acetyltransferase produces the protein MVIRHIQPNDYRALCDLWQAAHLSFDIGDAEEDFAWALQHYGQHYFVLEEGSRIIGSVLAAFDGRRGWIYHLAVHPEFQRRGLGRRLMEHAEASLSHMGCLKVNLLIEPHNLAVQQFYSRLGYNAADNHFMEKIIRSQEIY, from the coding sequence ATGGTCATTCGTCATATTCAACCTAATGATTACCGGGCTCTGTGTGACTTGTGGCAAGCCGCCCATCTAAGTTTCGATATAGGGGATGCAGAAGAGGATTTCGCGTGGGCACTTCAGCATTACGGCCAGCACTATTTTGTTCTGGAAGAAGGATCACGAATCATTGGATCGGTATTGGCCGCATTTGATGGCCGCCGGGGATGGATTTACCATCTGGCCGTTCATCCTGAGTTCCAGCGTCGCGGATTGGGACGACGCTTAATGGAACATGCCGAAGCGTCTTTGAGCCACATGGGGTGTTTGAAAGTTAATTTGTTGATCGAGCCGCATAATTTGGCCGTTCAGCAATTTTATTCACGTCTAGGATATAACGCCGCGGACAACCATTTCATGGAAAAGATTATCCGTTCTCAGGAAATCTATTAG